The Nesterenkonia xinjiangensis genome contains a region encoding:
- a CDS encoding class I SAM-dependent DNA methyltransferase: MTVQDTGYAEQFEGWYDRVFRKDESAEVLAEFLAGQHPDPASGTLELGVGTGRIAVPLARRVGQVVGVDSSSLMLDALQEECGEDLVVPRYGDMRTYTDHRRFGLIYIVCSALSLVLSREEQQQAVQRAADLLIPGGRLVLEAHNRPGCVGLHEGKTRTTLFFPYPERNTGLQTHATLLPDDLWHCSQIWFEADGTHRIGTEVLRLITPEDTDAYAHLAGLEPDGSWSDPLRSPYAEQSLMFIATYRKPS; this comes from the coding sequence ATGACTGTGCAGGACACAGGCTACGCCGAACAGTTCGAGGGCTGGTACGACCGGGTCTTCCGCAAGGACGAGTCGGCGGAGGTGCTGGCGGAGTTCCTCGCGGGCCAGCACCCAGATCCTGCCAGTGGAACGCTTGAGCTCGGTGTCGGCACCGGGCGCATCGCGGTCCCTCTGGCCAGACGGGTCGGGCAGGTCGTGGGCGTTGACAGCTCCAGCCTGATGCTCGACGCCCTGCAAGAGGAGTGCGGGGAGGATCTCGTGGTCCCCCGCTACGGGGACATGCGCACCTACACCGACCATCGGCGATTCGGTCTCATCTACATCGTGTGCTCGGCACTGTCCCTGGTGCTGTCTCGGGAAGAGCAGCAGCAGGCGGTCCAGCGCGCCGCCGACCTGCTGATTCCTGGTGGCCGTCTCGTCCTCGAAGCACACAACCGTCCGGGATGTGTGGGCCTGCATGAAGGAAAGACGAGGACGACGCTCTTCTTCCCCTACCCGGAGCGCAACACAGGTCTCCAGACTCACGCGACCCTGCTGCCCGATGATCTCTGGCACTGTTCGCAGATCTGGTTCGAAGCGGATGGAACGCATAGGATCGGCACCGAGGTCCTCCGGCTGATCACGCCCGAGGACACCGACGCCTATGCGCACCTCGCTGGCCTGGAGCCGGACGGTTCGTGGTCTGACCCACTTCGCAGTCCCTATGCGGAGCAATCCCTGATGTTCATCGCGACGTACCGCAAGCCGTCATGA
- a CDS encoding inositol-3-phosphate synthase yields MATNPIRVAVVGVGNCAASLIQGVEYYKDAPADQQVPGLMHVEFGDYHVSDVQFVAAFDVDEAKVGLDLSKAIDASENNTITIADVPPTGVTVQRGPTLDGLGRYYRETITESSAEPVDVVATLQAAEVDVVVCYLPVGSEEAACYYAQAAIDAGAAFVNALPVFIAGTEEWAQKFTEAGVPIVGDDIKSQIGATITHREMAALFESRGVILDRTYQLNVGGNMDFKNMLERDRLESKKVSKTQAVTSNTSADLQAEDVHIGPSDYVQWLDDRKWAYVRLEGRNFGDAPVALEYKLEVWDSPNSAGVIIDAVRAAKIGLDRGIGGPLVSASSYFMKSPPEQLHDSVARDRVEAFIRGDVER; encoded by the coding sequence GTGGCCACGAACCCCATCCGCGTCGCCGTCGTCGGCGTCGGCAACTGCGCCGCCTCGCTGATCCAAGGCGTGGAGTACTACAAGGACGCCCCGGCCGATCAGCAGGTGCCCGGGCTGATGCACGTCGAGTTCGGTGATTATCACGTCTCCGACGTGCAGTTCGTGGCGGCCTTCGACGTCGACGAGGCCAAGGTGGGCCTGGACCTCTCGAAGGCCATCGACGCCAGTGAGAACAACACGATCACCATCGCCGACGTCCCGCCCACCGGAGTGACCGTCCAGCGCGGGCCCACCCTGGACGGACTGGGCCGCTACTACCGGGAGACCATCACCGAGTCCTCTGCCGAGCCGGTCGACGTGGTCGCGACGCTGCAGGCGGCCGAGGTCGACGTCGTGGTCTGCTACCTGCCGGTGGGCTCCGAGGAGGCGGCCTGCTACTACGCACAGGCCGCCATCGACGCCGGTGCCGCCTTCGTCAACGCGCTGCCGGTGTTCATCGCCGGGACGGAGGAGTGGGCGCAGAAGTTCACCGAGGCGGGGGTGCCGATCGTCGGAGACGACATCAAGTCGCAGATCGGGGCGACCATCACCCACCGTGAGATGGCGGCGCTCTTCGAGTCCCGCGGGGTGATCCTGGACCGCACCTATCAGCTTAACGTGGGTGGCAACATGGACTTCAAGAACATGCTGGAGCGGGACCGGCTGGAGTCGAAGAAGGTCTCCAAGACCCAGGCGGTCACCTCCAACACCAGCGCAGACCTGCAGGCGGAGGACGTGCACATCGGCCCCTCCGACTACGTGCAGTGGCTGGACGACCGCAAATGGGCCTATGTGCGTCTGGAGGGCCGCAACTTCGGCGACGCCCCGGTGGCGCTGGAGTACAAGCTCGAGGTCTGGGACTCGCCGAACTCCGCCGGGGTCATCATCGACGCCGTGCGTGCCGCGAAGATCGGCCTGGACCGCGGCATCGGGGGCCCGCTGGTCTCGGCGTCGAGCTACTTCATGAAGTCCCCGCCCGAGCAGCTGCACGACAGCGTCGCCCGGGACCGTGTGGAGGCGTTCATCCGGGGGGACGTCGAGCGCTGA
- a CDS encoding DUF418 domain-containing protein: MSGHQPEGTLGRERHIDDDGGSSLPMPSGTQPARPPRLIAVDALRAVALLGILSVNIWFFAEPGQLSTGEFHREIQSAGDQLTAFTATLLFEAKSYVVFSFLFGLSFVMQWASAHRAGVSEVGRSVRRFITLAVLGVLHGSLLFVGDILLAYALLGFALLGMRRIRTRTALILAGLLYGVVALFMFGISGIMLLAEGTPGFDDAMMAGGDADAAVAAYTGTIGSYLGFQLQTYAFMGPMILFGQGIMVLAAFLIGLVVGRSQLLERIVAREVPTGRLVAIMVPALTVGLLISGTAAWLDWGAPGSVAGGEPSMVQLLLAQALTLTGGPVQSLGYVILALLVFRSPAFGWLTAALAPAGRMSLTNYLGQSLVLALIFSALGLGLAGQLTALQVGGIVLALWLVQLLASRLWMAGFRTGPLEAPVRAITYGRAPRWR; this comes from the coding sequence ATGAGCGGACATCAGCCGGAAGGCACCCTCGGCAGGGAGCGGCACATCGACGACGACGGCGGCTCCAGCCTGCCTATGCCGAGCGGGACCCAGCCCGCTCGGCCGCCGCGGCTCATCGCCGTCGACGCCCTGCGGGCGGTGGCGCTGCTGGGCATCCTCTCGGTCAACATCTGGTTCTTCGCCGAGCCGGGGCAGCTGAGCACCGGGGAGTTCCACCGCGAGATCCAGAGCGCCGGCGACCAGCTGACGGCCTTCACCGCGACTCTGCTCTTCGAGGCGAAGTCCTATGTGGTCTTCTCCTTCCTCTTCGGGCTCTCCTTCGTGATGCAGTGGGCCTCGGCACATCGGGCCGGAGTCTCGGAGGTGGGCCGATCGGTGCGCCGCTTCATCACCCTGGCGGTGCTGGGCGTGCTGCACGGGAGCTTGCTCTTCGTGGGCGACATCCTGTTGGCCTATGCGCTGCTGGGCTTCGCGCTGCTGGGCATGCGCCGCATCCGCACCCGCACTGCGCTGATCCTCGCCGGGCTTCTCTACGGGGTGGTCGCCCTGTTCATGTTCGGGATCAGCGGCATCATGCTGCTGGCCGAAGGCACCCCCGGCTTCGACGACGCCATGATGGCCGGCGGTGACGCCGATGCCGCCGTCGCCGCCTATACCGGGACCATCGGCTCCTATCTGGGCTTCCAGCTGCAGACCTATGCGTTCATGGGCCCCATGATCCTGTTCGGGCAGGGGATCATGGTCCTCGCTGCGTTCCTGATCGGACTGGTGGTCGGGCGTTCGCAGCTGCTGGAGCGGATCGTCGCTCGTGAGGTGCCCACCGGCCGCCTGGTGGCCATCATGGTGCCGGCCCTGACGGTGGGTCTGCTGATCTCCGGGACCGCCGCCTGGCTGGACTGGGGCGCCCCCGGGTCGGTGGCCGGCGGGGAGCCCAGCATGGTCCAGCTCCTGCTGGCGCAGGCCCTGACCCTCACCGGAGGCCCAGTCCAGTCCCTGGGCTACGTGATCCTTGCCCTGCTGGTGTTCCGCAGCCCGGCATTCGGCTGGCTCACCGCCGCCCTCGCCCCGGCCGGGCGCATGTCGCTGACCAACTACCTGGGACAGTCACTGGTGCTGGCGCTGATCTTCTCCGCCCTGGGTCTCGGCTTGGCCGGCCAGCTGACCGCACTGCAGGTCGGCGGGATCGTCCTCGCCCTCTGGCTGGTCCAGCTGCTGGCCTCTCGTCTCTGGATGGCCGGTTTCCGCACCGGCCCCCTGGAGGCGCCGGTGCGGGCGATCACCTACGGCCGCGCTCCACGCTGGCGGTGA
- a CDS encoding glycosyltransferase family 87 protein produces MTPEPRNRREVVAPTRADPLLRLLSDRVGGPSGTRLTADRRFWTIPRVLMAMTAVAALVSLLSMQHCRAEGWIGVSLYHHGCYSDVSALYVQRGLDADPWAPFVDGQWFEYPVLTSLLASLAALVTRGVDGVVSSTVPSLAYWEGRLSLLYWDVTFLGAVLAWFLLVLTVMRAAGRRPWDAAIVATSPAIIFGAGINWDLWATAALLLAVLAHLRGQHLTAGALIGVGVSFKLFPLFLLGALFVLALRRDGLPWSALGRTVAASAVSWALLNVPAMLLSWENWSQFWSFSAERGSGYSSIWHVWQVLAEAQGSAGPGPELVSTLSLALFLACCTGVLLLGLRAPVPPRTVQLLLLIVAAFALVNKVYSPQFMIWLIPLIALAAPRWRDVLIWQAAQVLHFWAVWMYLAGVVGDAGPQHTMADGVYLLAVLGHMAATAWIMAVVVRDMYRPECDVVRHPPVLARR; encoded by the coding sequence ATGACACCAGAACCCCGGAATCGGCGCGAGGTCGTGGCACCGACGCGCGCGGATCCCCTGCTGCGCCTGCTCTCCGACCGAGTCGGCGGCCCCAGCGGGACGCGGCTGACCGCGGATCGACGCTTCTGGACGATTCCCCGGGTCCTGATGGCGATGACGGCGGTGGCCGCGCTGGTCTCGCTGCTGTCGATGCAGCACTGCCGAGCAGAAGGCTGGATCGGGGTCTCGCTCTACCACCACGGCTGCTATTCGGACGTCTCCGCCCTATATGTGCAGCGCGGGCTCGACGCCGACCCCTGGGCCCCCTTCGTCGACGGTCAATGGTTCGAGTATCCGGTGCTGACCTCGCTGCTGGCCTCGCTGGCGGCGCTGGTGACCCGCGGAGTGGACGGCGTCGTGAGCTCGACGGTGCCCTCGCTGGCCTACTGGGAGGGCCGGCTCTCCCTGCTCTACTGGGACGTGACGTTCCTGGGCGCGGTGCTGGCCTGGTTCCTCCTGGTGCTCACCGTGATGCGCGCCGCCGGGCGGCGGCCCTGGGACGCGGCCATCGTGGCGACCTCTCCGGCGATCATCTTCGGGGCAGGCATCAACTGGGACCTGTGGGCCACTGCGGCGCTGCTCCTGGCAGTGTTGGCGCATCTGCGCGGCCAGCACCTGACCGCCGGGGCGCTGATCGGCGTCGGAGTCTCCTTCAAGCTCTTCCCGCTGTTCCTGCTCGGAGCGCTGTTCGTGCTGGCACTGCGCCGGGACGGTCTGCCCTGGTCGGCCCTCGGGCGCACAGTGGCGGCCTCAGCGGTCTCCTGGGCGCTGCTGAACGTGCCGGCGATGCTGCTCAGCTGGGAGAACTGGTCCCAGTTCTGGTCGTTCTCGGCCGAGCGCGGCAGCGGCTACTCCTCGATCTGGCACGTCTGGCAGGTGCTGGCCGAAGCGCAGGGAAGCGCCGGGCCGGGGCCCGAGCTGGTCTCCACCCTGAGCCTGGCACTGTTCCTGGCCTGCTGCACGGGCGTGCTCCTGCTGGGCCTCAGGGCCCCGGTCCCACCACGCACGGTGCAGTTGCTGCTGCTGATCGTGGCTGCCTTCGCCCTGGTCAACAAGGTGTACTCGCCGCAGTTCATGATCTGGCTGATTCCGCTGATCGCGCTGGCCGCCCCGCGCTGGCGGGACGTGCTGATCTGGCAGGCGGCGCAGGTGCTGCACTTCTGGGCGGTGTGGATGTACCTGGCCGGCGTCGTCGGAGACGCAGGACCGCAGCACACCATGGCCGACGGCGTCTACCTGCTGGCGGTGCTGGGGCACATGGCCGCCACCGCGTGGATCATGGCGGTGGTGGTGCGGGACATGTACCGGCCGGAGTGCGACGTGGTGAGGCACCCGCCGGTGCTGGCTCGACGCTGA
- a CDS encoding CCA tRNA nucleotidyltransferase: MPYLPAGFPDGAWLPDVVVDLGEQFASHSHELSLVGGPVRDLFLGRTSPDLDFTTDATPDQIIAAVSGWADAHWDIGRDFGTIGIRKGDATIEVTTYRAEAYDPASRKPQVQFGDSLAEDLVRRDFTVNAMALRLPSFELVDPHGGVKDLVAQRLRTPSTPEESFSDDPLRMMRAARFASQLGLDVDEGVRDAMTAMASRLEIVSAERVREELVKLICGAHPRAGVDLMVDTGLADVVLPEVPALKRTDDEHRRHKDVYQHSLQVMEQAAELETDDDGPVPGPDFVLRFAALMHDVGKPRTRRFEPGGGVSFRHHDVVGAKLTRKRMQELRFDKDSIKAVTRLVELHMRFYGYGDAGWSDSAVRRYVTDAGDQLERLHRLTRSDVTTRNRKKADRLAHAYDDLEDRISVLAEQEELARIRPHLNGEQIMEILGIPPGPEVGQAYRFLLEHRMEHGPVEPATAEKVLRDWWSAQE, from the coding sequence ATGCCATATCTCCCTGCTGGATTCCCCGACGGCGCCTGGCTGCCCGACGTCGTCGTCGACCTCGGTGAACAGTTCGCCTCCCACAGCCATGAGCTCTCGCTGGTCGGCGGGCCGGTCCGTGACCTGTTCCTCGGACGGACCTCGCCGGACCTCGACTTCACCACCGATGCCACCCCGGATCAGATCATCGCCGCCGTGTCCGGCTGGGCGGATGCGCACTGGGACATCGGCCGGGACTTCGGCACCATCGGCATCCGCAAAGGCGATGCCACCATCGAGGTGACCACCTACCGCGCCGAGGCCTACGACCCGGCCTCCCGGAAACCTCAGGTGCAGTTCGGCGACAGCCTCGCTGAAGACCTCGTCCGCCGGGACTTCACGGTCAACGCCATGGCGCTGCGGTTGCCCTCCTTCGAGCTGGTCGATCCGCACGGCGGGGTGAAGGACCTCGTCGCCCAGCGGCTGCGCACCCCCTCCACCCCCGAGGAGTCCTTCTCGGACGACCCGCTGCGCATGATGCGTGCCGCCCGCTTCGCCTCCCAGCTGGGACTCGACGTGGACGAGGGCGTCCGCGACGCGATGACGGCGATGGCCTCCCGTCTGGAGATCGTCTCCGCAGAACGGGTCCGCGAAGAGCTGGTCAAGCTGATCTGCGGGGCGCACCCGCGTGCGGGAGTGGACCTCATGGTGGACACCGGGCTGGCTGACGTCGTGCTGCCCGAGGTGCCGGCCCTGAAGCGCACCGATGACGAGCACCGTCGGCACAAGGACGTCTACCAGCATTCGCTGCAGGTGATGGAACAGGCTGCGGAGCTGGAGACCGACGACGACGGCCCGGTCCCCGGCCCGGACTTCGTCCTGCGCTTCGCGGCACTGATGCACGACGTCGGCAAGCCGAGGACCCGCCGCTTCGAACCCGGTGGCGGGGTCAGCTTCCGGCACCATGACGTGGTCGGGGCCAAGTTGACCCGCAAACGCATGCAGGAGCTGCGCTTCGACAAGGACTCCATCAAGGCGGTCACTCGGCTGGTGGAGCTGCACATGCGGTTCTACGGCTACGGCGACGCCGGCTGGAGCGATTCGGCGGTGCGGCGCTATGTCACCGACGCCGGCGATCAGCTGGAGCGGCTGCACCGGCTCACCCGCTCCGACGTCACCACCCGCAACCGGAAGAAGGCCGACCGGCTGGCCCACGCCTACGACGATCTCGAGGACCGGATCTCCGTGCTCGCCGAGCAGGAGGAGCTGGCCAGGATCCGCCCCCACCTCAACGGCGAGCAGATCATGGAGATTCTGGGCATCCCCCCGGGGCCGGAGGTCGGCCAGGCCTACCGGTTCCTGCTGGAGCACCGCATGGAGCACGGGCCGGTGGAGCCTGCGACGGCCGAGAAGGTGCTGCGCGACTGGTGGTCCGCGCAGGAGTGA
- a CDS encoding alpha/beta fold hydrolase, whose product MNLARKLVSAVFSPIPVSRDRALGISERLVAATTLTSSLEYLSQRRHLEKGGLNDWEIMREEEAVDNPMFRCVLDLVGDRRVTVGLHVTRAAVSIAMMLPGNSRWRGAGNLALSGITAILYPRHRFGTDGSDQVSLLVQSATGAARLSSSPQTQDALLWYVAIQANLSYAASGWVKLLGDKWRSGEALPGVMRTKTYGFEKVYRFSKQHPRASTMIQHGVLAMECLFPLVYVAGGRFARPFLASAASFHVANGFVMGLGRFMTAFPSMHPFVAYTSTPRSHPVIAGRDDRMVPAALVALGVSAAVAGTVAVQKRLKTLQGWGTSRRITTRHGNELQFESGGTPDGESPIVIFVAGLAATAEHFAWISEKIVTETDCGLIVYARAGYAGSRRRSRADYTLQESVDDLLDLCHAVTAPSGRKVALVGHSLGGEIIRRAASEMDPETLEALVYLDPSHPAELQRSEAQDLGARNLHGALTTATWALRLGTGILMSRPRWLDSLPPAYRDKVFAQYSDARLWSAASREWRAVEKDFRSHSADVDPIAACGVVVAAQNTVDQDAEQLAMYEELVRTHDDPSSELRVIPGTDHDSMLTNARHAHLVADVIIAHLQRSRHVDLMEPSADSDVDLARTDGHDTRKVEVLG is encoded by the coding sequence GTGAATCTGGCCCGGAAACTGGTCTCCGCTGTCTTCAGCCCGATCCCCGTATCTCGTGATCGTGCGCTCGGCATCTCCGAACGCCTGGTCGCCGCGACGACTCTGACGTCGTCCCTGGAGTACCTCAGCCAGCGTCGCCACCTTGAGAAGGGTGGGCTGAATGACTGGGAGATCATGAGGGAGGAGGAAGCAGTCGACAATCCGATGTTCCGGTGTGTGTTGGATCTGGTCGGAGACCGTCGGGTCACCGTGGGACTCCACGTGACCCGGGCGGCCGTGAGCATCGCGATGATGCTGCCCGGGAACAGTCGATGGCGCGGCGCAGGCAACCTGGCGCTCAGCGGCATCACCGCCATCCTCTATCCCCGACACCGATTCGGCACCGACGGGTCCGACCAGGTCTCTCTTCTGGTGCAGTCAGCCACGGGTGCGGCTCGTCTGAGCTCGTCCCCCCAGACTCAGGATGCGCTGCTCTGGTATGTGGCGATCCAGGCCAACCTCTCCTACGCCGCGTCGGGCTGGGTGAAGCTGCTGGGTGACAAGTGGCGCAGCGGCGAAGCCCTGCCTGGAGTCATGCGGACCAAGACCTATGGCTTCGAGAAGGTCTACAGATTCTCCAAGCAGCATCCGCGGGCCTCCACGATGATCCAGCACGGGGTTCTCGCCATGGAGTGTCTGTTTCCCCTCGTCTACGTGGCAGGTGGACGGTTTGCGCGACCGTTCTTGGCCTCTGCGGCATCCTTCCACGTCGCCAACGGCTTCGTCATGGGACTGGGACGGTTCATGACGGCATTCCCCTCGATGCATCCCTTCGTCGCCTATACCTCGACTCCCAGGTCCCATCCCGTCATCGCTGGCAGGGACGACCGCATGGTCCCCGCAGCCCTGGTGGCCCTAGGGGTCTCCGCGGCTGTCGCCGGGACAGTGGCCGTGCAGAAGCGGCTCAAGACGCTTCAGGGATGGGGGACATCCCGCAGGATCACCACGCGCCACGGCAACGAGCTCCAGTTCGAGTCTGGAGGCACGCCTGATGGAGAGTCCCCCATCGTGATCTTCGTCGCGGGTCTTGCCGCGACCGCCGAACACTTCGCCTGGATCAGCGAGAAGATCGTCACAGAGACGGACTGCGGTCTGATCGTCTATGCGCGAGCCGGGTATGCAGGCAGTCGGCGGAGATCCCGTGCCGACTACACGCTTCAGGAGTCAGTGGACGACCTCCTCGACCTCTGCCATGCGGTGACGGCCCCAAGCGGTCGGAAGGTCGCCCTGGTGGGGCATTCGTTGGGTGGTGAGATCATCCGGCGCGCTGCCTCCGAGATGGATCCCGAGACTCTCGAGGCTCTGGTGTACCTGGACCCGTCCCATCCTGCTGAGCTCCAACGCTCAGAAGCACAGGACCTGGGCGCGCGGAACCTCCACGGTGCGCTCACGACGGCGACCTGGGCGCTGCGCCTGGGAACGGGGATCCTGATGAGCCGACCCCGGTGGCTGGACAGTCTCCCGCCGGCGTATCGTGACAAGGTCTTCGCCCAATACTCCGATGCTCGGTTGTGGAGTGCGGCATCCCGAGAGTGGCGTGCGGTGGAGAAGGACTTCCGCAGTCACTCCGCCGACGTCGACCCCATCGCTGCGTGCGGTGTCGTCGTCGCAGCCCAGAATACGGTCGATCAGGATGCCGAGCAGCTGGCGATGTACGAGGAGTTGGTGAGGACCCATGATGATCCGTCCAGTGAGCTGCGCGTCATCCCCGGAACGGACCACGACAGCATGTTGACCAATGCGCGGCACGCGCACCTTGTCGCAGACGTCATCATCGCCCATCTCCAGCGCTCCCGACACGTTGATCTCATGGAGCCGTCGGCAGATTCGGATGTGGATCTCGCACGGACCGATGGCCATGACACGAGGAAGGTCGAGGTGCTCGGATGA